GAGGCACTTTAACAACTGCCGGAGTAAGTTCAAAACCTGGCGTTAAAATTTCCTTCGTTAACTTGATATTTGAATGTATAAATTCTTTCACAAAAAAAGCAGATAACGTTAATAGCCGTGAAATTCTTCTGAAATATTTTCTATGCCACAGGTAACTTGTTAACCACAAACTTATAAATATGGCCAAGAATGCGATGATCGTGCCCCCAGCTGTTTCGGGTACAAAATGAATATGATCAATAGCCAAAGAGCATAAATAGAAGCTTAATAGTAGATGTATCACAAACAGTCTCATATACTTACATTAAATATAGCAATATGCTAATTTACATTAATTTTCTCCTAACACAGTATGAATATATTGCGAAGGGTCAAGTAATTGTTCGGCAGCCTTATAGGCATAGTCCATCAAAGGTTGCGGATAAAAACTTACGCCCAATGTGCAGCAAAGTAACAATACTACTGCTGCGTACATTAATTTATGCTGTTTAATAAAAACACCCTCATTAAGTAATTGTTCACTTCCTACTGGTAACTTGGATAAGAAAGCTTCTTGCCATACCTTCATCATAGAATACAATGTCAGCAAACTGGTAAAAAGCAACACACCTGCCGGAATATAATAATGTGCTTTTAGGCCAGCATCCACCAACATAAATTTTCCCCAAAAACCTGAAAAGGGAGGGATACCAACCAACGTAAAACACAAAACAATAAAAATAAAAGATAACATGGGTGCAGCGTCATATAAACCTTTGATTTGTTTAGAATCGTAGCTGCCTGAGATTTCTCTAACCAAGCCCGTTACAAAGAACAAATT
This Olivibacter sp. SDN3 DNA region includes the following protein-coding sequences:
- a CDS encoding Na+/H+ antiporter subunit E, translated to MRLFVIHLLLSFYLCSLAIDHIHFVPETAGGTIIAFLAIFISLWLTSYLWHRKYFRRISRLLTLSAFFVKEFIHSNIKLTKEILTPGFELTPAVVKVPLTIRSDGAITALANITNLTPGTLIVGISEDKRYLYVHTLYLDGGSREAFKAIIKNGFESRIIAVIEAQ